In Iodobacter fluviatilis, one DNA window encodes the following:
- a CDS encoding acid phosphatase: protein MSKKSKTSAPSDPSRRRLLGGLAAMGAAYTLPTMSDAKSPPAQKISLAGKQHLKDKVKNVVVIYLENRSFNNLYANFPGVAAPLASAQYAPQLDRDGKPLTTLPKIWGGMVQRGQMVAGKRYFIDEQQISGLPNAPFALKDETGALLPESVITRDLCHLFYHNQMQINGGKNNQFVAWGDSGALVMGHYSEGAKNLNLWQIARQYTLCDNFFMAAFGGSYLNHQFLISGRTPEYFNAANSPAKEKIAVLSDGPQGYQLALSPKSPASAMDGKPKFINSGAITPDGYAVNTMAPPYQPSYVPPAAGGDPLLADPADPSTLPPQDYNTIGDLLSAKNVSWAWYGGAWQATLDGKGGADAPNFQYHHQPFNYFKQFAPGTKARETHLLDAGMGDSPISNRFIAAAVAGTLPQVAFYKPQGNLNMHAGYSDVQSGDQHTANVLQHLMSGPQWKNMVVIITHDENGGWWDHVAPPEGDRWGPGSRIPAMIVSPFAKKGTVDHSLYDTTSIIRFISKVHDLPELEGIQLRNAAFKARGAQPPGDLTAALDL from the coding sequence ATGAGCAAGAAATCAAAAACATCCGCACCAAGCGATCCAAGCCGCCGCCGTTTACTGGGCGGGCTAGCCGCAATGGGTGCTGCATATACCCTGCCTACCATGAGCGATGCCAAATCGCCCCCAGCCCAAAAAATCAGCCTAGCAGGCAAGCAGCATTTAAAAGACAAAGTAAAAAACGTCGTGGTGATCTATTTAGAAAACCGCAGCTTTAACAATCTCTACGCCAACTTTCCCGGCGTGGCCGCTCCTTTAGCCAGCGCACAATACGCCCCCCAGCTGGATCGGGATGGCAAGCCGTTAACGACCCTGCCTAAAATTTGGGGCGGGATGGTGCAACGCGGGCAGATGGTGGCAGGCAAGCGTTATTTTATAGATGAGCAGCAAATCAGCGGCTTGCCCAATGCACCATTTGCACTCAAAGACGAAACCGGGGCGCTGCTGCCGGAATCGGTGATTACCCGCGATCTGTGCCATTTGTTTTATCACAACCAGATGCAAATCAACGGTGGCAAGAATAATCAGTTTGTCGCATGGGGTGATTCAGGAGCGCTGGTCATGGGGCATTACAGCGAGGGTGCTAAAAACCTGAATCTTTGGCAAATTGCCCGCCAATACACACTCTGTGACAACTTCTTTATGGCCGCTTTTGGTGGCTCTTACCTGAACCATCAGTTTTTGATTTCTGGCCGCACCCCAGAATACTTCAATGCAGCGAACAGCCCCGCCAAAGAAAAAATTGCCGTATTGAGCGATGGGCCACAGGGCTATCAGCTGGCGCTCAGCCCCAAATCACCGGCATCGGCCATGGATGGCAAACCTAAATTTATCAATAGTGGGGCCATTACCCCCGATGGCTACGCCGTAAATACCATGGCCCCGCCTTATCAGCCTAGCTATGTACCCCCTGCCGCTGGTGGCGATCCGCTTCTGGCCGATCCGGCCGACCCAAGCACACTGCCACCGCAAGATTACAACACCATCGGCGATTTACTTTCAGCTAAAAACGTAAGCTGGGCCTGGTATGGCGGCGCATGGCAAGCCACGCTGGATGGCAAAGGCGGTGCAGATGCGCCTAATTTTCAATACCATCACCAGCCGTTTAATTATTTCAAACAATTTGCCCCCGGCACCAAAGCGCGCGAAACACACTTATTAGACGCCGGCATGGGCGACAGCCCGATTTCCAACCGCTTTATCGCTGCGGCCGTGGCAGGCACGCTGCCACAAGTGGCTTTTTATAAGCCACAGGGCAATTTAAACATGCATGCTGGCTATTCTGATGTGCAATCAGGCGATCAGCACACGGCCAATGTGCTGCAACACTTAATGAGCGGGCCGCAGTGGAAAAACATGGTGGTGATCATTACCCATGATGAAAACGGCGGCTGGTGGGATCACGTTGCCCCGCCAGAAGGCGATCGTTGGGGGCCGGGCTCCCGCATCCCCGCCATGATTGTTTCGCCTTTTGCCAAAAAAGGCACGGTGGATCACTCTCTGTATGACACCACTTCCATCATCCGCTTTATCAGCAAAGTGCATGATTTGCCCGAATTAGAAGGCATTCAATTACGCAATGCCGCCTTTAAGGCTCGCGGCGCGCAGCCTCCGGGGGATTTAACCGCAGCGTTGGATTTATAA
- a CDS encoding basic amino acid ABC transporter substrate-binding protein, giving the protein MKNLRQLVAALIASSVMVMPAFAAERVLTVGSDATFAPFETLNKKQEVEGFDADLIQAVASKAGIQIKLINTPWEGLFAGLNNGERDIVIAAVTITPERQRSMDFTAPYFEAKQLIVVSAKSPIAKLADLKTKKMAVQNGTTGDIVAQKHFGKGNTNIRRYESIVLALQELKSGGVDAVIGDNSVVKNYLINNPNSGFKLIDDTSFDKEFYGIAVKKGNAALLAKLNKGLADVKADGSYQKIYAKYFGK; this is encoded by the coding sequence ATGAAAAACTTACGTCAGTTAGTTGCAGCTTTAATCGCCAGCAGTGTAATGGTTATGCCCGCTTTTGCCGCCGAACGTGTACTGACCGTTGGCTCCGATGCTACTTTTGCCCCCTTCGAAACCCTGAATAAAAAGCAAGAAGTAGAAGGGTTCGATGCCGATCTGATTCAGGCAGTGGCCAGCAAAGCCGGCATTCAGATCAAACTGATCAACACCCCGTGGGAAGGCTTGTTTGCAGGCCTGAATAATGGCGAACGCGATATCGTGATTGCGGCCGTGACGATTACCCCAGAGCGCCAGAGATCCATGGATTTCACTGCGCCTTACTTTGAAGCCAAGCAACTGATCGTGGTTTCTGCCAAAAGCCCGATTGCAAAATTAGCTGACCTAAAAACCAAGAAAATGGCCGTACAAAACGGCACCACAGGCGATATCGTGGCGCAAAAGCATTTTGGTAAAGGCAACACCAATATCCGCCGCTATGAATCCATTGTGCTGGCCTTGCAAGAATTAAAATCCGGCGGCGTAGACGCAGTGATTGGTGATAACAGCGTAGTTAAAAACTACCTGATCAATAATCCTAACTCTGGCTTCAAGCTGATTGACGACACCAGCTTTGATAAAGAGTTTTACGGCATCGCGGTTAAAAAAGGCAATGCAGCCCTGCTAGCCAAGCTCAATAAAGGCTTGGCAGATGTAAAAGCAGATGGCTCTTACCAAAAGATTTACGCCAAGTATTTCGGCAAGTAA
- a CDS encoding SufE family protein, with protein MNKTEIESKLASAHGWEGKNRLLVQLARDLAPLPAAELNDENRIVGCESTAWLKISWQGEYIQLAADSESRIVKGLLVLLMAAYQGKTRQEISDFDCEAWLIALGLTRFLSASRGNGVKAIIGKIHNAIITSPH; from the coding sequence ATGAATAAAACAGAAATAGAAAGTAAGCTGGCCAGCGCCCATGGCTGGGAAGGAAAAAATCGCCTACTGGTACAGCTGGCCCGGGATTTAGCTCCGCTTCCCGCCGCAGAATTAAATGATGAAAACCGCATTGTGGGTTGCGAGAGCACCGCATGGCTCAAAATCAGCTGGCAAGGTGAATATATCCAATTGGCAGCAGACAGCGAATCCCGCATTGTAAAAGGCTTACTTGTCTTACTCATGGCGGCCTATCAGGGCAAAACACGTCAGGAGATCAGCGATTTTGACTGTGAAGCCTGGCTAATTGCACTGGGATTAACCCGATTCCTCTCGGCATCCCGTGGCAATGGGGTAAAAGCCATAATTGGTAAAATTCACAATGCAATTATTACTAGCCCGCATTGA
- a CDS encoding ABC1 kinase family protein, translated as MLKETFTVMRDLPRVREIVAVLVRHGLGNLVQRLGLSKGLERASDLLHLPGNHEAELLESPVRVRRALEELGPAFVKLGQVLATRVDMFPPEWIAEFEKLQSNVPPVDFALILPELTTLLGQDPAGIFLELDPHPVGAASIAQVHRAKLFDGTEVVLKIRRPGIIPKIEADLRILRHIASLMEFEFPESRRYQPVKIAEEFSKSLRRELNFSTEARNSERFAQNFKTHLDIVIPKVYWEWTSESLNVQSYIGGVAGNDLSGVDAAGLDRCILAARGADAVLKMVLIDGYFHADPHPGNVKYLPDNQIAFLDFGMVGRLPHPRRDQIVDLLAALAQRDEHGILNVLLEWTGDTVVDEEKLISDIAGFMFDYENLALKDIRFGNLLNDVVQMMREHQITLPSDLTLLFKALITLEGLGRQLDPNFQMVTHLTPFVKEVILARYSPRSLMKRSKEGVFEAVQLLSGLPRDIGKLIKQARRGNLRIDLDLKRLDQFGQQITRSANRLTMGIVTGALIIGSSIVMTVQAGPTIFGLPLLGFIGFVLAVLNTIWLVLSIWISGKEEI; from the coding sequence ATGCTGAAAGAAACCTTTACCGTGATGCGCGATTTGCCACGGGTGCGTGAAATTGTGGCTGTTCTGGTGCGGCATGGTTTGGGGAATCTGGTGCAAAGACTGGGCTTATCCAAAGGCCTTGAGCGCGCTAGCGATTTATTGCATTTGCCGGGCAATCATGAGGCAGAGCTGCTTGAATCCCCTGTGCGGGTGCGCCGCGCGCTTGAAGAGCTTGGCCCTGCTTTTGTCAAGCTGGGCCAGGTGCTGGCAACCCGGGTAGATATGTTTCCGCCGGAGTGGATTGCTGAATTTGAAAAATTGCAAAGCAATGTGCCGCCGGTTGATTTTGCACTGATTCTGCCTGAATTAACCACCTTACTGGGCCAGGACCCGGCCGGTATATTCCTAGAGCTTGATCCGCATCCGGTAGGCGCGGCTTCTATTGCGCAAGTGCACAGGGCAAAATTATTTGATGGCACCGAGGTGGTATTAAAGATTCGCCGCCCCGGCATTATTCCTAAAATTGAAGCAGATTTACGCATTTTGCGGCATATCGCATCATTAATGGAATTTGAGTTTCCTGAATCTCGCCGCTATCAGCCGGTTAAAATTGCCGAAGAGTTTTCTAAGTCTTTACGCCGTGAATTAAATTTTTCAACCGAAGCCAGAAATTCCGAGCGCTTTGCACAAAATTTTAAAACCCATTTGGATATTGTTATTCCTAAAGTGTATTGGGAATGGACATCAGAAAGCCTGAATGTGCAGAGTTATATCGGTGGCGTGGCCGGTAATGATTTATCCGGCGTGGATGCAGCCGGGCTGGATCGCTGCATCTTGGCAGCACGCGGGGCCGATGCGGTGCTTAAAATGGTGCTGATTGATGGCTATTTTCATGCCGATCCGCATCCGGGCAATGTAAAGTATTTGCCGGATAATCAAATCGCCTTTTTAGATTTTGGTATGGTCGGACGTCTTCCCCATCCGCGCCGGGATCAGATTGTAGATTTGCTGGCGGCATTAGCGCAGCGTGATGAACATGGCATTTTAAATGTGCTGCTGGAGTGGACAGGCGATACGGTGGTGGATGAGGAAAAGCTGATCTCGGATATCGCCGGTTTTATGTTTGATTATGAAAACCTAGCTTTAAAAGATATTCGTTTTGGTAATTTATTAAATGATGTGGTGCAAATGATGCGCGAGCACCAGATTACACTGCCTTCAGATTTAACTCTTTTATTTAAAGCCCTGATTACCCTTGAAGGGTTGGGCAGGCAGCTTGATCCGAATTTTCAGATGGTTACGCACTTAACGCCATTTGTGAAAGAAGTGATTCTGGCGCGCTACAGCCCGCGATCCTTAATGAAACGCAGTAAAGAGGGCGTATTTGAAGCAGTACAATTATTAAGCGGCCTGCCCCGAGATATTGGTAAGCTGATAAAGCAGGCTAGGCGGGGTAATTTACGTATTGATCTGGATTTAAAGCGGCTGGATCAGTTTGGCCAGCAAATTACCCGCAGCGCCAATCGCCTGACGATGGGAATTGTGACGGGGGCTTTGATTATTGGTTCTTCGATTGTCATGACGGTGCAGGCGGGCCCTACGATATTTGGATTACCTTTATTGGGTTTTATCGGCTTTGTGCTGGCCGTATTAAATACAATCTGGCTGGTGCTGTCGATTTGGATATCGGGGAAAGAAGAAATTTAA
- a CDS encoding C40 family peptidase — translation MKWIRLISTLFVGICALPAYADELPTIEVDPAVEQAAPATTTPNTPRSRKAKSDVKPDYAPAQDMLLQAMSLIGVKYKWGGATPEAGLDCSGFVRYVFQNSMNIALPHNALGMAQSGSSIDKEELKPGDLVFFNTLGRTFSHVGIYMGDNRFIHSPRAGKSVEITNLNQSYWSSRFTGARRYDGTGGTPVNMAALLASVPKNTGSSKVSATASSKPVCKTIKRKGKKHQVCEAPKTARESTSGRSKTSKAATYKKTSKTVSKISKASKNTAAKSSKAAPKAKHSSTSKKKHK, via the coding sequence ATGAAATGGATTAGATTAATCAGCACATTATTCGTGGGCATTTGTGCACTTCCGGCTTATGCCGATGAACTGCCCACCATTGAGGTCGATCCCGCCGTTGAGCAAGCTGCTCCAGCAACGACCACCCCCAACACCCCCCGCTCCCGCAAAGCTAAATCTGATGTAAAACCCGATTACGCCCCTGCGCAAGACATGCTTTTACAAGCCATGAGCTTAATTGGCGTGAAATACAAATGGGGAGGCGCCACGCCCGAAGCAGGCCTCGATTGCAGTGGCTTTGTGCGCTATGTATTTCAAAACTCGATGAATATCGCCCTGCCCCACAATGCCCTTGGCATGGCGCAATCCGGCTCAAGCATCGACAAGGAAGAGCTGAAACCTGGCGATCTCGTGTTTTTCAATACGCTGGGCCGCACGTTTTCGCATGTGGGTATTTATATGGGCGACAACCGTTTTATCCATTCACCACGAGCGGGTAAAAGCGTTGAAATCACCAATCTGAATCAAAGCTACTGGAGCTCACGCTTTACCGGCGCCCGCCGCTATGATGGCACAGGCGGCACGCCGGTTAATATGGCGGCACTGTTAGCCAGCGTCCCTAAAAACACCGGTTCGTCCAAAGTAAGCGCAACTGCCAGCAGCAAACCGGTATGCAAAACCATCAAGCGTAAAGGCAAGAAACACCAGGTTTGCGAAGCCCCTAAAACAGCAAGGGAAAGCACAAGCGGCCGCAGCAAAACCAGCAAAGCGGCAACTTATAAAAAAACCAGCAAAACGGTATCTAAGATCAGCAAGGCAAGTAAAAATACGGCGGCTAAATCAAGCAAAGCCGCGCCTAAAGCAAAACACAGCAGCACCAGCAAGAAAAAGCACAAGTAA
- the nudB gene encoding dihydroneopterin triphosphate diphosphatase, translating into MTTPTSVRPYKQAVSALIVIHTPDLQVLLMERTDFNEAWQSVTGSREGDESLEQTARREVFEETGIDTALYKLRNWQQSHDFEIFEIWRHRYAPGTTHNTEHVFSLEVPAVMAVTLAEGEHRRFKWVNWSQAAEMVFSPSNADAIRSLSERCAH; encoded by the coding sequence ATGACAACTCCAACTTCAGTAAGGCCTTATAAGCAGGCAGTGTCTGCGCTGATTGTGATTCACACGCCTGATTTGCAGGTGCTGCTTATGGAGCGGACTGATTTTAATGAGGCATGGCAGTCGGTTACAGGCAGCCGCGAGGGCGATGAATCGCTTGAGCAAACGGCGCGCCGTGAAGTCTTTGAAGAAACCGGCATCGATACTGCTTTATACAAATTACGCAATTGGCAACAAAGTCACGATTTCGAGATTTTTGAAATCTGGCGTCACCGCTATGCACCGGGTACTACGCACAATACCGAGCATGTGTTTAGCCTAGAAGTCCCTGCGGTGATGGCGGTAACGCTGGCCGAAGGCGAACATCGGCGCTTTAAATGGGTAAATTGGTCGCAAGCCGCCGAAATGGTGTTTTCGCCATCTAATGCCGATGCGATTCGCAGCCTGTCGGAGCGCTGTGCGCATTAA
- a CDS encoding EAL domain-containing protein: MNTQFSTPFSPSSCKDCRDAKNLGFEFTMAFQPIIDIESGAPYAYEALVRGIDGQGAQFILEQVNAENRYRFDQACRVKAIELAVACGLVEIPDCKLSINFLPNAVYRPETCIRATLEASDQFNFPASRLMFEVTEGEQVSDTQHLKNIFAEYRKQGFTTAIDDFGSGYSGLNLLATFQPHVIKLDMELTRDIDSSHAKQAIVAGVLLTASRLGIDIIAEGIETPAELNTLRDFGVRYFQGFLFAKPATGQLPLAIR, encoded by the coding sequence ATGAACACGCAATTTTCCACGCCCTTCAGCCCATCCAGTTGCAAAGACTGCAGAGACGCCAAAAATCTGGGCTTTGAATTCACGATGGCTTTTCAGCCGATTATTGATATCGAGAGTGGCGCGCCTTACGCCTACGAAGCCTTAGTCAGAGGAATCGATGGCCAGGGGGCACAATTTATCCTTGAGCAAGTCAACGCAGAAAACCGCTATCGTTTTGATCAGGCATGCAGGGTTAAAGCCATCGAGCTGGCCGTAGCCTGCGGCTTAGTTGAAATACCAGACTGCAAATTAAGTATTAATTTTCTGCCCAATGCCGTTTACCGGCCTGAAACCTGCATCAGAGCCACGCTGGAAGCCAGCGACCAATTTAATTTTCCTGCCAGCCGGCTGATGTTTGAAGTTACAGAAGGCGAGCAGGTCAGCGATACCCAGCACCTTAAAAATATTTTTGCCGAATATCGCAAACAAGGCTTCACCACGGCGATTGATGATTTTGGCTCAGGTTACTCAGGCTTAAATTTGCTGGCCACCTTTCAGCCCCATGTTATTAAATTAGATATGGAATTAACCCGTGATATTGATAGCAGCCATGCCAAGCAAGCGATTGTGGCCGGGGTATTACTAACCGCCTCACGATTGGGCATTGATATTATTGCCGAGGGCATAGAAACCCCTGCCGAATTAAATACGCTTAGGGATTTTGGCGTGCGCTATTTTCAAGGGTTCTTATTTGCTAAACCTGCAACAGGCCAACTCCCCCTTGCCATACGCTAG
- a CDS encoding dienelactone hydrolase family protein: MTEVARRTFLKTSLAAGFALAVRPVAASTIQTDSQGLLAGPVNIGEMPAYRAQPELATQALPTVMVIQEIFGVHEHIQDLCRRLAKQGYLAIAPELYYRQGDPRQFTDTQLLVKELVSKVPDEQVLADLDRTAVWAATHGGDPQRLAVTGFCWGGRITWLYAAHNPKIKASVAWYGRLTGQTSSSNPQHPIDIAAKIKSPVLGLYAGKDQGISLESVEQMRKVLRPQAQPFNIVVYDNASHGFNADYRPSYHPAAAQDGWKMMLDWFKRFGV; this comes from the coding sequence ATGACTGAAGTCGCACGTCGTACTTTCCTTAAAACCAGTTTAGCTGCAGGCTTTGCCTTGGCCGTCAGGCCGGTCGCCGCATCCACTATTCAGACGGATAGCCAGGGATTACTAGCAGGGCCGGTAAATATCGGGGAGATGCCAGCCTATCGTGCGCAGCCAGAGCTAGCCACTCAAGCATTGCCCACGGTGATGGTGATCCAGGAAATCTTTGGCGTGCATGAGCATATTCAGGATCTTTGCAGGCGTTTGGCCAAACAGGGTTATTTAGCCATTGCACCTGAGCTGTATTACCGCCAGGGCGATCCTCGCCAATTTACGGATACACAATTGCTGGTCAAAGAATTAGTCAGCAAAGTACCAGATGAGCAGGTATTGGCGGATTTAGACCGCACAGCAGTATGGGCGGCCACACATGGCGGAGATCCACAACGTCTTGCCGTCACAGGCTTTTGCTGGGGAGGCCGTATAACATGGCTGTATGCAGCGCATAATCCAAAGATCAAAGCCAGCGTGGCATGGTATGGGCGGCTGACAGGGCAAACCAGCAGTAGTAATCCACAGCACCCCATCGATATTGCAGCAAAAATAAAGTCCCCGGTTTTAGGCTTATATGCGGGTAAAGATCAGGGTATTTCGCTTGAATCGGTAGAGCAAATGCGCAAGGTGCTGCGCCCGCAAGCCCAGCCTTTTAATATCGTTGTTTACGACAATGCCAGCCATGGTTTTAACGCAGATTACCGCCCCAGCTACCACCCTGCCGCAGCTCAGGACGGCTGGAAAATGATGCTGGATTGGTTTAAACGCTTTGGCGTTTGA
- a CDS encoding aminotransferase class V-fold PLP-dependent enzyme yields the protein MFDAHALRAQFPLLMRAPGLIYLDNAATTQKPLAVLDAERHFYETANANVHRGSHRLAVAATDAFEGARASVARFINAASSDEIVFTRGTTEAINLVAQSWGEANLRAGDEIILTTLEHHANIVPWQMLAARCGAIIRPVHLLRDGSLDMDHFHALLSDKTKLLGLTHISNAIGSELPVADLIAAAHRFSAKVLIDGAQAVAHKTIDVQALDADFYVFSSHKVYGPTGIGALWARAEILAAMPPWQGGGEMIERVSFETTSYAPAPARFEAGTPAIAQTVGFAAALDWLQAQDRPAIARHEEALRQQLEQGLGQIDGLRVIGTAAHKGPVVSIAFSEAHPYDVAQFLDAREIAVRVGNHCAQPLLSSMGLQGTLRASFAAYNTADDVTALLTGLSETLAILA from the coding sequence ATGTTTGATGCCCACGCCCTTCGCGCGCAGTTTCCTTTACTGATGCGCGCTCCCGGCTTAATTTACCTCGACAACGCCGCCACCACGCAAAAGCCCTTGGCGGTACTGGATGCTGAGCGTCATTTTTACGAAACAGCCAATGCGAATGTGCATCGTGGCTCGCACCGCCTTGCCGTAGCTGCCACCGATGCCTTTGAAGGCGCACGAGCCAGCGTGGCACGTTTTATTAATGCGGCTTCCAGCGATGAAATCGTCTTTACGCGCGGCACAACCGAGGCCATTAATTTAGTGGCGCAAAGCTGGGGTGAGGCTAATTTGCGCGCTGGCGATGAAATCATCCTCACCACGCTGGAGCACCACGCCAATATTGTGCCCTGGCAGATGCTGGCCGCGCGCTGTGGTGCCATCATCAGGCCCGTGCATTTACTGCGTGATGGCAGTCTGGATATGGACCACTTTCATGCCCTGCTTTCAGATAAAACCAAACTGCTTGGCCTAACTCATATTTCCAACGCCATCGGCAGCGAGCTACCCGTCGCCGATTTAATCGCTGCGGCGCACCGCTTTAGCGCCAAAGTATTAATCGACGGCGCTCAGGCCGTGGCACATAAAACCATCGACGTACAAGCGCTTGATGCCGATTTTTATGTGTTTTCCAGCCATAAAGTGTACGGCCCCACCGGCATAGGCGCGCTATGGGCCAGAGCCGAAATTCTAGCCGCCATGCCACCATGGCAGGGAGGGGGCGAAATGATAGAGCGCGTTTCTTTTGAAACCACCAGCTACGCCCCCGCTCCCGCCCGTTTTGAAGCGGGCACCCCCGCCATCGCCCAGACCGTTGGCTTTGCCGCCGCGCTGGACTGGCTGCAAGCCCAAGACCGCCCGGCGATCGCCCGGCATGAAGAGGCTTTGCGCCAGCAGCTAGAGCAAGGGCTTGGGCAAATCGATGGTCTGCGCGTGATCGGCACAGCAGCACACAAAGGGCCGGTTGTTTCTATCGCTTTCAGCGAAGCACACCCCTATGATGTCGCCCAGTTTCTGGATGCCAGAGAGATTGCGGTACGTGTTGGCAACCACTGTGCTCAGCCCTTGCTCAGCAGTATGGGGCTGCAGGGAACCCTGCGCGCCTCTTTTGCCGCTTATAACACCGCAGACGATGTGACCGCACTGCTGACAGGCTTAAGTGAAACACTGGCCATACTGGCTTAA